The Streptomyces luteogriseus genome includes a window with the following:
- a CDS encoding S16 family serine protease — protein MFSRLTRPQAVAVCALPVVALLATAVLAPLPFSVAQPGLTANVLGENKGTQVITISGAPVRDTRGQLRMTTIEATSPDTRVSLPDVIDSWFRTDQAVMPRDSVYPSGDSVKEIERHNEKQMKQSQDAATQAALGYLGLDDKDIDVSLKLADVGGPSAGLLFSLGIVDKLDGDGTGGDLTGGRVIAGTGTIDAAGRVGAVGGVALKTQAAKRDGATVFLVPKAECGDARAELPKGLRLIPVTTLKSTVTSLVALETGKGSVPSC, from the coding sequence GTGTTCTCTCGCCTCACGCGCCCCCAGGCCGTCGCCGTCTGCGCCCTGCCCGTCGTGGCCCTGCTCGCGACGGCGGTGCTGGCGCCGTTGCCGTTCTCGGTGGCGCAGCCGGGGCTGACGGCGAACGTGCTCGGCGAGAACAAGGGCACGCAGGTGATCACCATCTCCGGTGCGCCGGTCCGGGACACCCGGGGGCAGCTGCGGATGACCACCATCGAGGCGACCTCCCCGGACACCCGCGTCTCGCTCCCCGACGTCATCGACAGCTGGTTCCGCACCGACCAGGCGGTCATGCCGCGCGACTCCGTCTATCCGAGCGGGGACAGCGTCAAGGAGATCGAGCGGCACAACGAGAAGCAGATGAAGCAGTCCCAGGACGCGGCGACGCAGGCCGCGCTGGGGTACCTCGGTCTCGACGACAAGGACATCGACGTCAGTCTGAAGCTCGCGGACGTGGGCGGGCCCAGTGCGGGGCTGCTCTTCTCCCTCGGGATCGTCGACAAACTCGACGGCGACGGCACCGGCGGGGACCTCACCGGCGGCCGGGTCATCGCCGGCACGGGCACGATCGACGCGGCCGGGCGGGTCGGTGCGGTGGGGGGCGTCGCCCTCAAGACCCAGGCCGCGAAGCGGGACGGGGCGACGGTGTTCCTGGTCCCCAAGGCGGAGTGCGGCGACGCACGCGCCGAGCTGCCGAAGGGCCTGCGGCTCATTCCGGTGACCACGCTGAAGAGCACGGTGACCTCACTGGTGGCCCTGGAGACGGGGAAGGGCTCCGTCCCCAGCTGCTAG
- a CDS encoding MFS transporter has translation MPDSKPRDVDVVSAAVPSSPAEGDEGVLGPGYRALSVGIVSVVLLIAFEATAVGTAMPVAARELDGVSLYAFAFSGYFTTSLFGMVLSGQWSDRRGPLGPLTTGIASFGAGLLLSGTAGSMWVFVLGRAVQGFGGGLVIVALYVVVGRAYPERLRPAIMAAFAASWVLPSIVGPLAAGTVTEQLGWRWVFVGIPLLVVFPVALALPQIRRRASGPAGHTAAESAAAKSPSLPVPADGTALADLPALADLPVLAERTALADRPVAPDPVRATDRPAPPGPVRATGRPASPDPVQATDQPVAPDPVRATSRPAPPANPPAPPANPPASVDRRRIRLALGISLGAGLLQYAAQDLRPLSLLPGAVGVALLVPAVLGLLPRGTYRAARGLPSVVLLRGVAAGSFIAAESFVPLMLVTQRGLSPTLAGFSLAAGGGTWALGSWVQSRPRVEPYRERLTTVGMLLVAAAVAAAPSVLIESVPVWTLAVAWAFGCFGMGLVISSTSVLLLKLSTPEEAGTNSAALQISDGLSNVVLLSAGGAAFAALGGGAVSHTATHASGSHPAAFTAVFLPMAAVALAGAWVSTRLRERRQ, from the coding sequence ATGCCTGACTCCAAGCCGCGTGACGTCGATGTCGTGAGTGCTGCCGTCCCCTCTTCTCCAGCCGAGGGAGACGAGGGTGTGCTGGGGCCGGGATACCGGGCCCTGAGCGTCGGGATCGTCTCCGTCGTGCTGCTCATCGCCTTCGAGGCGACCGCCGTGGGGACGGCGATGCCCGTCGCCGCACGGGAACTGGACGGGGTGTCCCTGTACGCGTTCGCGTTCTCCGGGTACTTCACGACCAGTCTGTTCGGGATGGTGCTCTCCGGTCAGTGGTCCGACCGGCGCGGCCCCCTCGGCCCGTTGACGACGGGCATCGCCTCCTTCGGCGCCGGGCTGCTGTTGTCGGGGACCGCCGGGTCGATGTGGGTGTTCGTCCTGGGCCGGGCCGTGCAGGGGTTCGGCGGCGGGCTGGTGATCGTCGCGCTGTACGTCGTCGTCGGGCGGGCCTATCCGGAGCGGTTGCGGCCGGCCATCATGGCGGCGTTCGCCGCGAGTTGGGTGCTGCCGTCGATCGTCGGCCCGCTCGCCGCCGGCACGGTGACCGAACAGCTGGGGTGGCGATGGGTGTTCGTCGGGATACCCCTGCTCGTCGTCTTCCCGGTCGCGCTCGCGCTGCCGCAGATACGGCGTCGGGCGTCCGGCCCGGCGGGGCACACAGCTGCCGAGTCCGCCGCGGCGAAGAGTCCAAGCCTGCCCGTCCCCGCGGACGGGACCGCCCTCGCGGACCTGCCCGCCCTCGCGGACCTGCCCGTCCTCGCGGAACGGACCGCCCTCGCCGACCGGCCTGTCGCGCCGGATCCGGTGCGGGCAACCGACCGGCCCGCCCCGCCGGGCCCGGTGCGGGCAACCGGCCGCCCCGCCTCGCCCGACCCGGTGCAGGCAACCGACCAGCCTGTCGCGCCGGACCCGGTGCGGGCAACCAGCCGCCCCGCCCCACCGGCCAACCCGCCCGCCCCACCGGCCAACCCGCCCGCCTCCGTCGACCGTCGGCGCATCCGGCTCGCCCTGGGCATCTCCCTCGGCGCCGGGCTGCTCCAGTACGCCGCCCAGGACCTGCGCCCGCTCTCGCTGCTGCCCGGCGCCGTCGGTGTGGCCCTGCTCGTGCCTGCCGTGCTCGGGCTGCTCCCGCGGGGCACGTACCGGGCCGCGCGCGGGCTGCCGTCGGTCGTGCTGCTGCGCGGCGTCGCCGCCGGGTCGTTCATCGCCGCGGAGTCGTTCGTGCCGTTGATGCTGGTCACGCAGCGCGGGCTCAGTCCGACGCTGGCCGGGTTCTCGCTCGCCGCGGGCGGCGGGACGTGGGCGCTGGGCTCGTGGGTGCAGTCGCGGCCGCGGGTGGAGCCGTACCGGGAGCGGCTGACCACGGTCGGGATGCTGCTGGTGGCGGCGGCCGTCGCCGCGGCGCCGAGTGTGCTGATCGAGTCCGTGCCCGTCTGGACCCTGGCCGTCGCCTGGGCGTTCGGCTGCTTCGGGATGGGGCTCGTGATCTCCTCCACCAGCGTGCTCCTGCTCAAGCTCTCCACCCCCGAGGAGGCCGGTACCAACTCCGCCGCCCTCCAGATCTCCGACGGCCTGTCCAACGTCGTCCTGCTGTCCGCCGGCGGCGCCGCGTTCGCCGCGCTGGGCGGCGGCGCGGTCTCCCACACGGCCACCCATGCCTCCGGCTCCCACCCGGCCGCCTTCACCGCGGTGTTCCTGCCGATGGCGGCGGTGGCCCTGGCCGGTGCCTGGGTGTCGACCCGGCTGCGGGAGCGACGGCAGTAA
- a CDS encoding type II toxin-antitoxin system death-on-curing family toxin, protein MTGATRYLTVDEVTAIAEVAFGGRPPEARAPGLLASAVHRPRARMFGTAAYDDLYEQAAALLHALAANHPLVDGNKRTAWLATATFLALNGVDLAGADHDTAYALVVDVASGTEAEVGRIAGRLRGL, encoded by the coding sequence ATGACAGGGGCCACCCGGTACCTGACCGTCGACGAGGTCACCGCCATCGCCGAGGTCGCCTTCGGCGGGCGGCCGCCCGAGGCGCGCGCTCCCGGGCTGCTCGCCTCCGCCGTGCACCGCCCCCGCGCCCGGATGTTCGGCACGGCCGCCTACGACGACCTGTACGAGCAGGCGGCCGCCCTGCTCCACGCCCTCGCTGCCAACCATCCCCTCGTCGACGGCAACAAGCGCACCGCCTGGCTGGCCACCGCCACCTTTCTCGCCCTCAACGGTGTCGACCTGGCCGGGGCGGACCATGACACGGCGTACGCGCTGGTCGTCGACGTCGCCTCCGGGACCGAGGCGGAGGTCGGGAGGATCGCGGGACGGTTGAGGGGGCTGTGA
- a CDS encoding DEAD/DEAH box helicase, whose translation MTTTAGTSSASHHLSPAFPGRAPWGTASKLRAWQQGAMEKYIQEQPRDFLAVATPGAGKTTFALTLASWMLHHHVVQQVTVVAPTEHLKKQWAEAAARIGIKLDPEYSAGPLGREYHGVAVTYAGVGVRPMLHRNRVEQRKTLVILDEIHHAGDSKSWGEACLEAFEPATRRLALTGTPFRSDTNPIPFVTYEEGNDGIRRSAADYTYGYGNALADNVVRPVIFLSYSGNMRWRTKAGDEIAARLGEPMTKDAISQAWRTALDPRGEWMPSVLRAADQRLTEVRKAIPDAGALVIASDQDSARAYAKLIREITGSKATLVLSDDSGASERIDEFSANNDRWMVAVRMVSEGVDVPRLAVGVYATTISTPLFFAQAVGRFVRSRRRGETASVFLPTVPDLLSFANEMERERDHVLDKPKKEGEEDPYAESEKEMDEANREQDEDTGEQEQFSFEALESEAVFDRVMYNGAEFGMQAHPGSEEEQDYLGIPGLLEPDQVQLLLQKRQARQIAHSRKKPDEEADLLEMPAERRPVVSHKEMMELRRQLNTMVGAYVHQSGKPHGVIHTELRRVCGGPPAAEATAGQLRQRITKVQEWATRMK comes from the coding sequence GTGACTACCACCGCCGGCACCAGTTCTGCCTCGCACCACCTGTCCCCGGCGTTCCCCGGCCGCGCCCCCTGGGGTACCGCCAGCAAGCTGCGAGCCTGGCAGCAGGGCGCGATGGAGAAGTACATCCAGGAACAGCCGCGGGACTTCCTCGCGGTCGCCACCCCCGGCGCCGGCAAGACGACCTTCGCGCTGACGCTGGCCTCCTGGATGCTGCACCACCACGTCGTGCAGCAGGTGACCGTGGTCGCCCCGACCGAGCACCTGAAGAAGCAGTGGGCCGAGGCCGCGGCGCGGATAGGGATCAAGCTCGACCCGGAGTACAGCGCCGGGCCGCTCGGCCGGGAGTACCACGGGGTCGCCGTGACGTACGCCGGTGTCGGCGTACGGCCGATGCTGCACCGCAACCGCGTGGAGCAGCGCAAGACGCTCGTCATCCTCGACGAGATCCACCACGCCGGTGACAGCAAGTCCTGGGGCGAGGCCTGTCTCGAGGCCTTCGAGCCCGCGACCCGGCGGCTCGCCCTGACCGGTACGCCCTTCCGGTCCGACACCAACCCCATCCCCTTCGTGACGTACGAGGAGGGCAACGACGGGATCCGGCGGTCCGCCGCCGACTACACCTACGGCTACGGCAACGCTCTCGCCGACAACGTCGTGCGGCCCGTCATCTTCCTCTCCTACAGCGGCAACATGCGCTGGCGCACCAAGGCCGGTGACGAGATCGCCGCCCGGCTCGGCGAGCCCATGACCAAGGACGCCATCAGCCAGGCCTGGCGGACCGCGCTGGATCCGCGCGGTGAGTGGATGCCGTCCGTGCTGCGCGCGGCGGACCAGCGGCTGACCGAGGTGCGGAAGGCCATCCCCGACGCGGGCGCCCTCGTCATCGCCTCCGACCAGGACTCGGCGCGCGCCTACGCCAAGCTCATCCGGGAGATCACCGGCAGTAAGGCCACCCTCGTCCTGTCGGACGACTCCGGCGCCTCCGAGCGGATCGACGAGTTCAGCGCGAACAACGACCGGTGGATGGTCGCGGTGCGGATGGTGTCCGAGGGCGTCGACGTGCCGCGGCTCGCGGTGGGCGTCTACGCCACCACCATCTCGACCCCCCTCTTCTTCGCCCAGGCCGTCGGGCGTTTCGTGCGGTCCCGGCGGCGCGGCGAGACCGCCTCGGTGTTCCTGCCGACCGTGCCCGACCTGCTCTCCTTCGCCAACGAGATGGAGCGCGAGCGCGACCACGTCCTCGACAAGCCCAAGAAGGAGGGCGAGGAGGACCCGTACGCCGAGTCCGAGAAGGAGATGGACGAGGCGAACCGGGAGCAGGACGAGGACACCGGCGAGCAGGAGCAGTTCTCCTTCGAGGCGCTGGAGTCCGAGGCCGTCTTCGACCGGGTCATGTACAACGGCGCCGAGTTCGGCATGCAGGCGCACCCGGGCAGCGAGGAGGAGCAGGACTACCTCGGCATCCCGGGGCTGCTCGAGCCCGACCAGGTGCAGCTGCTGCTGCAGAAGCGGCAGGCCCGGCAGATCGCGCACAGCCGCAAGAAGCCCGACGAGGAAGCCGACCTGCTCGAAATGCCCGCCGAGCGGCGACCGGTCGTCTCCCACAAGGAGATGATGGAGCTGCGGCGGCAGCTCAACACGATGGTCGGCGCGTACGTCCACCAGAGCGGCAAGCCGCACGGGGTGATCCACACGGAGCTGCGTCGCGTGTGCGGGGGGCCTCCGGCGGCCGAGGCGACGGCCGGGCAGTTGCGGCAGCGGATCACCAAGGTGCAGGAGTGGGCCACGCGGATGAAGTGA
- a CDS encoding IclR family transcriptional regulator, whose product MTAETSQTLDRGLRVLKLLADTDHGLTVTELSVRLGVNRTVVYRLLATLEQHALIRRDLGGRARVGLGVLRLGRQVHPLVREAAMPALRSLAEDIGATAHLTLVDGADALAVAVVEPTWTDYHVAYRAGFRHPLDRGAAGKAILAARQHPMSDPGYTLTHGELEAGACGAAAPLLGVTGVEGSVGVVMLAEAVPERVGPRVVDAAREVAEALR is encoded by the coding sequence GTGACCGCGGAGACCTCCCAGACGCTCGACCGGGGACTGCGTGTCCTCAAGCTGCTCGCCGACACGGACCACGGGCTGACCGTGACCGAACTCTCCGTCCGGCTGGGCGTGAACCGGACCGTCGTGTACCGGTTGCTCGCCACGCTGGAGCAGCACGCCCTCATACGCCGTGACCTCGGTGGACGTGCCCGGGTCGGGCTCGGGGTGCTGCGGCTGGGCCGGCAGGTCCACCCGCTCGTACGGGAGGCCGCCATGCCGGCGCTGCGGTCACTGGCCGAGGACATCGGCGCGACGGCACATCTGACCCTGGTCGACGGGGCGGACGCGCTGGCCGTGGCCGTCGTGGAGCCGACCTGGACGGACTACCACGTCGCCTACCGTGCCGGGTTCCGGCATCCCCTGGACCGGGGCGCCGCAGGCAAGGCGATCCTCGCGGCCCGGCAGCACCCGATGTCCGACCCCGGCTACACGCTGACGCACGGCGAGCTGGAGGCGGGCGCCTGCGGGGCGGCGGCACCGCTGCTGGGCGTGACCGGCGTCGAGGGCAGCGTGGGTGTGGTGATGCTGGCCGAGGCGGTACCGGAGCGCGTGGGGCCACGGGTCGTCGACGCGGCCCGGGAGGTCGCGGAGGCGCTGCGCTGA
- a CDS encoding ArsR/SmtB family transcription factor: MSEPENTPVRQLDARSLRGLAHPLRIQLLDALRFGGPATASQLAQKLGESSGATSYHLRQLAEYGFVEDAPEHGKGRERWWKATHHGIRFDDALLTDSDPVVRGAADLYLHEVATTQTRALSTWLGNRESWPEEWTRSWDMSSATLSLTPELTRELVEKMHALVETYRERAAAEDSGVEQVRIQTHAFPIRTD; the protein is encoded by the coding sequence GTGAGCGAGCCCGAGAACACACCCGTACGGCAACTCGACGCCCGATCCCTGCGGGGACTGGCGCACCCTCTGCGCATCCAGCTGCTGGACGCCCTGCGTTTCGGCGGCCCGGCGACAGCCTCGCAACTGGCCCAGAAGCTGGGCGAGTCCAGCGGAGCCACCAGCTACCACCTGCGTCAACTGGCGGAGTACGGCTTCGTGGAGGACGCTCCCGAGCACGGCAAGGGCCGCGAACGCTGGTGGAAGGCCACCCACCACGGCATCCGCTTCGACGACGCCCTGCTCACCGACTCGGACCCGGTCGTACGCGGAGCGGCGGACCTGTATCTGCACGAGGTCGCCACCACGCAGACCCGGGCCCTCTCGACCTGGCTGGGCAACCGCGAATCATGGCCGGAGGAGTGGACCCGCTCCTGGGACATGAGCAGCGCGACGCTGAGCCTCACGCCCGAACTGACGCGGGAGCTCGTCGAGAAGATGCACGCGCTGGTCGAGACCTACCGCGAGCGTGCCGCCGCCGAGGATTCCGGCGTCGAGCAAGTCCGCATCCAGACCCACGCCTTCCCGATCCGAACCGACTGA